One segment of Falco rusticolus isolate bFalRus1 chromosome 3, bFalRus1.pri, whole genome shotgun sequence DNA contains the following:
- the MASP2 gene encoding mannan-binding lectin serine protease 2 isoform X1 — MRLFVLLSVLYSGVSSSIVLQKMYGRITSPNFPNVYPNHKERIWNITVPKGYSVRIYFTHFNLELSYLCEYDYVKLSSGGRTLATLCGKDSTDTEEAPGNKTYVSVDNNLMVVFRSDYSNEKLFTGFEAFYAAEDIDECKQLFDGEPLCNHHCHNYVGGYYCSCRTDYTLHENKRTCTGEFLLDQEILPYLQHLLKPSLDTSIEVKAVGFPSLFSVFPTCLVQLEEGTGG, encoded by the exons GCTGTTTGTCTTGCTATCTGTGCTTTACAGTGGAGTAAGCAGTAGCattgtgctgcagaaaatgtaTGGGAGGATCACATCCCCCAACTTCCCAAATGTCTACCCAAATCACAAGGAGAGGATCTGGAATATTACTGTCCCCAAGGGATATTCTGTCCGTATCTACTTCACCCATTTCAATCTGGAGCTGTCCTACCTGTGTGAATACGATTATGTGAAG CTGAGCTCTGGTGGGAGGACCTTGGCTACGCTGTGTGGAAAGGATAGTACGGACACGGAGGAGGCTCCGGGCAACAAGACATACGTCTCCGTTGACAACAACCTCATGGTAGTGTTTCGGTCTGATTACTCCAATGAGAAACTATTCACAGGCTTTGAGGCCTTTTATGCTGCTGAAG ATATTGATGAGTGCAAACAGCTGTTTGACGGTGAACCCCTCTGCAATCATCACTGTCACAACTATGTGGGGGGCTACTATTGCAGCTGTCGGACTGACTACACACTGCATGAAAACAAGAGGACATGCACAGGTGAGTTCTTGCTAGACCAGGAGATACTTCCCTACCTACAACATCTGCTTAAACCCAGTCTTGATACTAGCATTGAGGTGAAAGCTGTGGGTTTTCCATCGTTGTTTTCAGTATTCCCTACGTGCCTGGTACAGCTGGAAGAAGGTACCGGGGGTTAG
- the MASP2 gene encoding mannan-binding lectin serine protease 2 isoform X5, translating into MRLFVLLSVLYSGVSSSIVLQKMYGRITSPNFPNVYPNHKERIWNITVPKGYSVRIYFTHFNLELSYLCEYDYVKLSSGGRTLATLCGKDSTDTEEAPGNKTYVSVDNNLMVVFRSDYSNEKLFTGFEAFYAAEDIDECKQLFDGEPLCNHHCHNYVGGYYCSCRTDYTLHENKRTCTA; encoded by the exons GCTGTTTGTCTTGCTATCTGTGCTTTACAGTGGAGTAAGCAGTAGCattgtgctgcagaaaatgtaTGGGAGGATCACATCCCCCAACTTCCCAAATGTCTACCCAAATCACAAGGAGAGGATCTGGAATATTACTGTCCCCAAGGGATATTCTGTCCGTATCTACTTCACCCATTTCAATCTGGAGCTGTCCTACCTGTGTGAATACGATTATGTGAAG CTGAGCTCTGGTGGGAGGACCTTGGCTACGCTGTGTGGAAAGGATAGTACGGACACGGAGGAGGCTCCGGGCAACAAGACATACGTCTCCGTTGACAACAACCTCATGGTAGTGTTTCGGTCTGATTACTCCAATGAGAAACTATTCACAGGCTTTGAGGCCTTTTATGCTGCTGAAG ATATTGATGAGTGCAAACAGCTGTTTGACGGTGAACCCCTCTGCAATCATCACTGTCACAACTATGTGGGGGGCTACTATTGCAGCTGTCGGACTGACTACACACTGCATGAAAACAAGAGGACATGCACAG CGTGA
- the MASP2 gene encoding mannan-binding lectin serine protease 2 isoform X3, which produces MSGVSSSIVLQKMYGRITSPNFPNVYPNHKERIWNITVPKGYSVRIYFTHFNLELSYLCEYDYVKLSSGGRTLATLCGKDSTDTEEAPGNKTYVSVDNNLMVVFRSDYSNEKLFTGFEAFYAAEDIDECKQLFDGEPLCNHHCHNYVGGYYCSCRTDYTLHENKRTCTGEFLLDQEILPYLQHLLKPSLDTSIEVKAVGFPSLFSVFPTCLVQLEEGTGG; this is translated from the exons TGGAGTAAGCAGTAGCattgtgctgcagaaaatgtaTGGGAGGATCACATCCCCCAACTTCCCAAATGTCTACCCAAATCACAAGGAGAGGATCTGGAATATTACTGTCCCCAAGGGATATTCTGTCCGTATCTACTTCACCCATTTCAATCTGGAGCTGTCCTACCTGTGTGAATACGATTATGTGAAG CTGAGCTCTGGTGGGAGGACCTTGGCTACGCTGTGTGGAAAGGATAGTACGGACACGGAGGAGGCTCCGGGCAACAAGACATACGTCTCCGTTGACAACAACCTCATGGTAGTGTTTCGGTCTGATTACTCCAATGAGAAACTATTCACAGGCTTTGAGGCCTTTTATGCTGCTGAAG ATATTGATGAGTGCAAACAGCTGTTTGACGGTGAACCCCTCTGCAATCATCACTGTCACAACTATGTGGGGGGCTACTATTGCAGCTGTCGGACTGACTACACACTGCATGAAAACAAGAGGACATGCACAGGTGAGTTCTTGCTAGACCAGGAGATACTTCCCTACCTACAACATCTGCTTAAACCCAGTCTTGATACTAGCATTGAGGTGAAAGCTGTGGGTTTTCCATCGTTGTTTTCAGTATTCCCTACGTGCCTGGTACAGCTGGAAGAAGGTACCGGGGGTTAG